A genomic stretch from Arachis stenosperma cultivar V10309 chromosome 3, arast.V10309.gnm1.PFL2, whole genome shotgun sequence includes:
- the LOC130969519 gene encoding probable mediator of RNA polymerase II transcription subunit 26c — protein sequence MDLDDFRSILDTAGVDVWAFFDAAIDVASADNADELKRRRDGIVERLYAATATPPRCLNCEANAVEAHNQQNKSSEDEDLDPFGGLFDDEQKKILEIKHQLEDPHQSEDSLAELLQNLADMDITFQALEETDIGRNVNRLRKHSSSEVRRLVKLLVRKWKEIVDEWVKLKAPGEPATASTVIGDDEDSPQQRNQRNGHHQIPDFACSPNPENGNFESSEPKPIPRKEALPKPAQKSPSPLPSVPTPPPPQNRQKESNFDAERLASARKRLQENYKEAANAKKQRTIQVMDLHELPKPKAKNVFFGKNKGGMGSQGRKW from the exons ATGGATTTGGATGATTTCCGATCCATACTGGACACCGCCGGCGTCGACGTTTGGGCTTTCTTTGACGCTGCAATCGACGTCGCTTCCGCCGATAACGCCGACGAATTGAAGCGACGCCGGGACGGAATCGTGGAGCGCCTTTACGCCGCCACTGCCACGCCTCCCCGGTGTCTGAATTGCGAAGCAAATGCCGTCGAAGCACACAATCAGCAAAACAAATCGTCAGAGGACGAGGATTTGGATCCTTTTGGAGGCTTATTCGATGACGAGCAGAAGAAGATTCTAGAAATTAAGCACCAACTTGAAGATCCTCACCAG TCGGAAGATTCGTTGGCGGAGTTGCTACAGAATCTGGCGGACATGGATATTACATTCCAGGCTTTAGAG GAAACTGACATTGGGAGGAACGTGAATCGGTTAAGGAAGCATTCCTCCAGTGAAGTTCGCAGATTGGTGAAGCTTCTTGTCAG GAAGTGGAAGGAAATTGTAGATGAATGGGTGAAGCTGAAGGCACCTGGAGAACCTGCTACTGCTAGCACTGTCATTG GTGATGATGAAGATTCGCCTCAGCAGAGGAATCAACGAAATGGGCATCATCAG ATTCCTGATTTTGCATGCTCGCCAAATCCAGAGA ATGGCAATTTTGAGTCTTCCGAACCAAAACCAATTCCTCGCAAAGAAGCTCTGCCAAAACCAGCTCAAAAATCACCATCGCCATTACCATCGGTTCCcactcctcctcctcctcaaaAC AGACAAAAAGAGAGCAATTTTGACGCGGAGAGACTTGCTTCAGCAAGAAAACGACTTCAAGAGAACTACAAAGAGGCTGCAAACG CGAAAAAGCAAAGAACGATACAGGTGATGGACCTGCATGAGTTGCCAAAACCAAAAGCCAAGAATGTTTTCTTTGGAAAGAACAAAGGCGGCATGGGTTCTCAGGGAAGGAAATGGTGA